The Oncorhynchus nerka isolate Pitt River linkage group LG15, Oner_Uvic_2.0, whole genome shotgun sequence genome contains the following window.
GACGGTACAGAGGTGATGAGAGAATAGATCCCAGCATCCCTTGAATCCAACATGCCTGCACTGCTCATAGCTCCCATCACCAAATCACCTACAACAGAaacaaaattaaaattaaattaggATACGTGTTTGTACATGCATGTGTGTAGTTGTGTTAGTAGTGTGTGCAGTGTTTGATGTATTTTGTTTGGAAATTACATTGTctgtgatcatcctgtctggctgTAGATCTGTACAACATAAAAGTATATAAGAAGGTTGTGGTAAGAACATCTCATCATGGACAATACAGAACTAAAGGTTGATACAATCTGCATCATATTCACAAGGGAATTCTTACCTCAGAGAATTGGTTTTCTCTGAAAAACAAATTAGGCTAAATTAATGATATTGAATATAGCCTACACTACACAATATCACCAAAAGGAGTTGAAAGATTAACCCAtgtcaaaggcacttacattaatATGAGAaggaaaatgtttgcaaatgatttgtatctatatccacagtaaaatgagtcctatatcgacatatcagctcagcaaggaagaagccattgctccaataacgtcataaaaaagccagactatggtttgcaactgcacatggggacaaagatcatacttttggagaaatatcctcttgtctgatgaaagaaaaattgaactgtttggcaataatgaccatcgttatgcacatgcgtcgaatacaacaggtgttacaATACAACCTTACCATGAAACACTTACTATCAACAAtgcattttttttaatgtaagAAAATATGTGCTACCTTTGTTAAATTTTTAAATAAATAACTCAATAATTAAAAATCCCAAAACGTTTTAAAAagcaacacaataaaataacaatagcgaggcaatATAAAGGAGGACATTCaggtaatatgtatatgtaggAAGGTGTAAAGTGACTATTTATAGGTAATaaacaaagagtagcagcagAATAAAAAAggaggtcaatgcaaatagtctggttaGCCATTTCATTAACtcttcagcagtcttatagcttgggggtagaagctgttaaggagccttttggacctggacttggcaatccagtaccacttgccatgcagtagcagagagaacagttcatgatttgggtggctggagtctttgacaattttaagggccttcctctgaccccgcctggtatagatgtcctggatggcaggaatcttgtcccaagtgatgtactgggccgtacgctctAACCTCTGCGGTCGGATGCCGAGAAGTTGCCAAACCAAGCGGTGATcaatcagtcaggatgctctctatggtgcagctgtataactttttgaggatctgaggacccatgccaaatctttttggtCTCCTGAGAGGGGACAGGCATTGacatgccttcttcacgactgtcttgctgtgtttggaccatgatagtttgttagtgatgtggacaccaagaaagtTGAAGCTCTcgaacccgctccactacagccctgtcgatgtgaatggagGGGGGGGTGCTGAGGAAGCGCTTGTTGTCTTGGCATCACActgacaggtctctgacctcctccctataggctgtctcatcattgtcaccATTGTGATTTCGCAGattaccttggcattcttgggcacagggactatggtggtctgcttgaacatgttgttattacagactcggtcagggagaggttgaaaatgtcagtgaagacacttgccagttggtcagtgcatgttcTCAGTATGCGTCCTggaaatccgtctggccctgcagccttgtgaatgttgacctgtttaaaggtcttactcacatcagctatggagagcgtgatctcACAGTTGTCCGAAACAGCTGGCaatctcatgcatggttcagtgttgcttgccttgaagaaAGCATAGAAGGGATTTAGCTCGTTTGGTAGGCCttcgtcactgggcagctcacagttggatttccctttgtaatccgtagaAGAATTGTTTGCAAGCCTGCTttatccgacgagcatcagagccagtgtagttggattcaatcttagccctgtattaatgctttgcctgtttggtggttcgtcggagggcatagcgggatttcttataagcatccggattagtgtcccgctccttgaaagcggcagctctagctttttgctcagtgcggatgttgcctgtaatccatggcttctggttggcatATGTACAATCAGTTGAAGTCGGTGATTGACCTGTCACCtgttgtgacctgttgccacaagaaaagggcaaccagtgaagaacaaacaccattgtaaatacaacccatatttatgcttattcattttatcttgtgtcctttaactatttgtacattgtatatatatataatatgacatttgtaatgtctttactgttttgaaacttctgtatgtgtaatgtttactgttaatttttgttgtttttcactttatatatattcactttgtatgttgtctacctcacttgctttggcaatgttaacacatgtttcccatgccaataaagcccttgaattgaattgaattgaattgattgaTGTGGTATACTTCACAATGCCATCAGATGAATCccaaaacatattccagtctgtgctagaaaaacagtcctgtagcttagcatgcgtgtcatctgaccacttccgtatggAGCGAGTCACTGGTAAATCCTgattgagttttttttttttgcttgttagcaggaatcaggaggatagaataatggtcagatttgccaaatgaaggGCGAGGGAGTGATTTGttcacatctctgtgtgtggaataaaggtggtctagagatttctttcctctggttgcacatttgacatgctggtagaaatgggaaaagtccccagccactaggagcaccgttTCTGGATTAGCATTCTCTTGTTTGCTTAATGCCTGCATCGGttagtggtggtaaatagacagctacgaaaaatatagatgatctctcttggtaaatagtgtggtctacagcttgtcATGACATaatctacctcaggcgagcaaaacctctagacttccttaatattagagattgcgcaccagttgttattgacaaatagacacagaccaccATCTTACTGGAGGTTTATtgttctgtcttgccgatgcacagaaaacccagccaactgtatatgaTCCATGTcctcgttcagccatgactcggtgaaacataagatacgGATGGTAAAGCAGGATTATCCACTTGCAGACGAATTCTCACCAAGCATCAGGATCTGTGGCCCCTGTATCGGTCGTCTACTCTTCATGTGAATGACGGGGCTTTGGGCCTGGTCCGTGAAATGACGTAAATCTTTCTCCTTCAATTCATTAAGAAAaaatctgatgtccagaagctcatttcggtcataagagacagtggcagaaacattatgtaaaaAACAGGTCACAAAAAACACCCagaatagcacaattggttaggaaccCTGATTACACAAATAGAAAGGTATTTGTTATTTCTGTTAGAGAACAACACAACTCAGTCAGTAGAAAGATTCACAATTTCATAATCTGGCATATTATTGTTAAAACCCAGAACCTTAAAAGTTTATGGTGTACCATGGGATGCCCCGTTAACATCCCAAATAATGCTTACATGGTTATTCCCTTCATTAACTTCTAGAATGGTCTCTGCCACTTATGATTGCCTGCTGTCTGTTAAATGCTCTACATTGGGTGTCACTCTAGTATGGAACTGTGAAATGCAGAGATTGGGGCACAACCTAAACTGGGCGTTAACAGCAGCAAAAAAAGTTATCCTTAGTGGATTACCCCTACAATCCTCTTGCCTCAAACATGGTTATCATATTTTCAAGATATTGTTCGTATAGAGCGATCAGCGGCCATGATAAACAAAGCTCGGGTAAATACAATTGAGGTATGGGATGTATTAACCAAAACTATCAGATATCAGCACCTCTTGAACAAGCAATGGACCTACATGGTAAGGGAGTTGGGGGACAACATTTTCTGAGAATAATATAGAATATGTTTTATTGTAAGCTTGTAAATTTGTCTGAGAAAAGACAGGTAGTCAGCTAGAGATGGATGCTTACCCAGAACGCTTTCTGTGGAGCGTTGACCTCCTGGGCACATGCAAGAGAGATACTGTTTAATAACagttaacacacaacacaacttatTACACTACTAAACTAAAATCATGTGGACTCTTTGGGGTGTCAGTTGTCAAAGTAGAACTAGAAGTCGAACCCAGTGCAAAGCAAAGTCATTGGATCTGATTATACAAAAATAAAGGTATCTAAATGGGTTGATTTAATTAGTGAAATATCAACATATTTTTTTAATCAGTGAGTAAAAACCTGGCTAAAATAAAGCTAGTCTATTTGTTTAGGTCCTATCTGCTAACTAGAGAAAGATGACCAACACACCTGATGAAGGATTCACTGCCGTGCTGGGGGTCAAAGGAGAGGTCAAACCTGGTGAGAGGAGATTACACAAGAACAAATGTAAATTAATTTAGTATCTAAGGTCATTCAAtaagcagaaagagagaaggatacTACACATTTTCTACAAATCAGATGGACTAAAAGTACACAAATCTGAAATTACAAGCATGGGTCAATTCATAAATCGGATGGAGCTTTAGTGAATTATTGTAATCAAAAATATACATGTAAGTTAAAATTAGTGGATCTACTTACTGGTAGTTGGTGTCACTGTGGTGTCTCGGGTCAAAGTAGAAGTAACAGTCGAAACTAGAGGGAAGCAATATGATTACACAAGAATAAGGTGTTACATTAAAATGTTGTTAACTTAATTTTACAGGCCTGTAATCTAAACCATTGACTGTATAATTGGTATTTGCAGAGATGGTAATTTAGAGGGCCAACACACCTTCTGTAGGACTCACTGTCGTGCTGGGAGGCAAAGTAGATCTAGGACCTGGAGTCAAACCCATTGAGAAAACACATATGAATGAAATTAGTATTTTattcaggtggttgttgtccttttgaAATACCTTCATGACTTGTCTTTTCAAAGTGGGAAAAGTAGGACTATAAAATCACTACGGACAGATTGCTTCCTGCCCTGGTAGATTATATTTCTCCTCATTATAGAGATGATAAGACCAGTTCATAAAGTGATCAAGTCTTTCAGGACAGATAAGATGTTGATTGTTGTTGACAGCTTCCTAGAATAAGGTCACCATGTATCTAACAGCTGAAGCACAACAGAGCATAGATACAATCTAAACGCTGAACCAGTTCAACAAAGAAATTAAACTTCTCATCCTGGGACTCAACACCAGATCAGCCTGGGATCTGGCCCAGATTAAGACAGTGTGGAGATCCATATGTCAAAGTGCTATGCTCCAAAGagcggcaggatagcctagtggttagagcgttggactagtaaccggaatgttgcaggttcaaatccccgagctgacaaggtacaaatctgtcgttatgcccctgaacaggcagttaacccactgttcctaggccgtcattgacaataagaatttgtttgttcttaactgacttgcctaaaggttaaaaaaaaaaaattacacacacaaaaaaaagagagATCAAAAATGAGTGAGTGATTGAGTTAGTGGGGGGGGGTCAgaattaatatagtcatattaaACTAATCAAAGGGTAGTCAGATCATGAAGACCTGTTGCATTGATAGATTCTTACTGTATAGATAATGACTCACCTGTAAAGCTGTACCCATCACTGCGTGGTGAGAGAGAGTTTGGTCCTGAGCTCACTCTGTAGTCACAGCTTACTTCCTTATGCCTTATGTAGACAATTGATCAGATCATTCTCATCCACAGAGAATTGACAGAACCAGCATTTGGAATCTTTGTGTTTCTTCTCCCTGATGTGTGCTCTTATGAGACACTTACTCTTCTCTCCAACATACAGGTTACAGGTGGTGTCATTACTGACAGAGCCAGGAATTAAACAGGTGATGATGAAGTTCTCATTCAGACTGACTGTAATATTTGGTTTCTGACCTGTTGGGAGAGGACAACAACTTAATGAAGTACAAGGCACACTATTCAGCATATAAAAATGTACCAAAGAGCCTTTAGTATTTAACAATACAAGTTCAAATCATGATGGTCATAAACATGACATGGACTAATGATTTGTATAACTATTTTGAATTCACTTGGGCTGTGATTTAAAAACATGAATTAAAATTAAATGATTTGTTCAAAATAACTTAGCAATAAATTAAGCATTTGCCCAATGAGCACAGACATCAGTTCCACACCTAGTTTTGATTGAGTTGTCAACTTATGTGAATTCAAAGTGAAATCAACAACATTTCATCCatatcattggatttaggttcaagTTGGGTGATAAAAAGACCAACATTCCCAAAATGATTTtggcaaatccaatacattttccacgttgatttagtgtcatcagaaggggaaactATTTTTTGTTGAAAAGACGTATAAACAACGtttattcaaccagtttttgcccacaCTAATAAGTCTGCACTTAAAAAATGTACATATAATACATATTTCTGTATTTGTTTATGTAAGTATCTTACCTGTAATTATGTATTTATCACTGcggggagacagagagtgtgatCCTGTGTTCACTCTATAGTCACAGCTCACATCTCTCTCCAACTGCAGATGCCTGAACAGATCATTCTTAGTAACACTGAAGGTACAGAATAGTTTGGATGATGCTGCGTTAAATCTCCTCACCCAAGCCTCTTTGTAGGCCTGAGGCTGGTCTCCAGTGTACAGGTTACAGCTATGACCATCACTGACAGACTCAGGAAGTACACAGGCAATAGTGATGTCATGAGAAGATTCGTCATTGACACTAATGTCTGGTTTCTGCAGTTTACCTGTGAGGAGAACACATCAATAACTGTCCATACTGTAGGTTAATGAGAATACACACCTCTTTCTGTACCAGATAACGAAAAGAGTAAGAACTAAATAGTCTGTATATGTTAGCATGACATTACATATTCCAATCTCATTACAGTGAGCCAATCAGATCAGTGTATTCATATTAATAATACTATTTTACCAAGAATAGTGATAGGCGCAGGATGACTGTGCATCGATGGATAGTGAGTCTCTATTGTGAAAAAACATCTCATACCatgattattataatatttttacTGGGTAACTAAAAACTCATAATAATGATACTGACCTTGGGCTTTGATGGATTGGAACGTATCTAGAAATGATCAAATAGATTATCATCCTCTGTCTTTCAAAAATTATGTTTTAACAGGAGACACCTGAACACTTCACACAAGTTGGTAAAGTAGCGTAATCTACTGTAATGCATTAATGGGGATCAAGCAGTAGTCATTCTTATCTGAACAAATTGTAAAATAATGatagagagaaataaataaataagatgaTTAATGGAATAAGATACAAGACACTCATCATAGCCATGAGATTCAGAAATATCAAGAGTTCCTAAAGTAAAAGAGTAAAAAGTAAAAGAcaaaaagaggggagagaagaagaggaataTCCTGTAGAACAAACAGATGATGAAACTGTAGAAATGTAGAAATAACTCACCAAAAAGGAGGATGACCAAGAACAGATGACCAGCCATATCAGGGATGAACAATGCCATTTGTCAGACAGCTACATACTGTTAGTCTGACTTCACAGTAAGGTGTGTGACTGAGTCAGAGGATTGTTTAAATAGGGAAGTAGATATGGAGCTTGTTCACTACAAAACCACAAGGAGCAGAAACCTTAACACAAGTCTCATACAGCAAGTGTGAGCTAATGTTGCAGGGGTAAGGGTATCTGAACAATCAGAATCATTTATCGGTCATACACTCCCCTCCATAtgcatttggacagtgaagctaaaaaaatgtatatatggctctatactccagtatTTTAGATTTAAGATACAATGTTTTATATAAGGCGACAGTACAGAATTTCCcctttatttgagggtattttcataaagtactcaaaccccttgacttatcACACATtatgttttgttacagcctgaattcaaaatgtactaaataaataaacaatctcaccaatctacacacaataccccattatgacaaagtgaaaacttgttttttgtaattttttgctacatttctgaaaatgaaatacagaaatatttcatTTAGATAAGTCTTTacaccactgagtcaatactttgtattagcacctttggcagcgattacagctgtgagtctttctgcgtctctaagtctctaagagctttcaacacctggattgtgcaacattcgCCCATTATTCTTATCAaatttcttcaagctctgtccaattggttgttgatcattgctagacaaccattttcaggtcttgccatagattttcaagtagattccagtcaaaactgtaactctgccactcaggaacattcactgtattcttggtaagcaactccagtgtatatttagccttgtgttttaggttattatcctgctgaaaggtgaattcatctcctagtgtctggtggaaagcagactcgaccaggttttcctctagtactttgcctgtgtttagctccatTATATGTATTTTCTATCCTGAAAATCTCCCCAGTCCCTTAATGATtacaagtatacccataacaagatgcagccaccactgtgcatgaaaatatggagaatggtactcagtaatgtgttgtatcctatttgccccaaacataacattttgtattcaggacaaaaagtgaattgctttgccacagtttttgcagttttactttagttccTTTGCTGTAAACAGGTAGaagtttccttcttttcactccgtcatttaggttagtttggtagattaactacaatgttgttgatccatcctcacttttctcctatcacagccattaaactctgtaactgttttaaagtcaccattggcctcatagtgAAATCTCTGAGTGGGTtttttcctctccggcaactaagTTAGGAATGATGGCAGTATCTTTGTTGTGAgtgggtatattgatacaccatccaatgtgtaattaataacttcaccttgctcaaagggatattcaatgtctgctttttttaaaagtattttaTAGTACTTTATAATAGTTTCCTTCTTTGTGAGACATTAGACAACCTCCCTGTTttttttggttgaatctgtgcttgaaattcactacgcGACTGACcgactttacagataattgtatgtgtggggtacagagatgaggtagtcattaaaaatcatgttaaacactattattgcacacagagtgagtccatgcaatgtaTTATTCAACTTATTTTGGATTTCCATAACAAAGtatttgaatacttattgacacttttttttcttttttcttttacataattccactttgacattatgtggtattgtgtgtaggccagggacataaaaacatctacatttcatacattttaaattcaggctgtaacataacaacatttggaaaaagtcaaggggtgtgaatactttctgaaggtattgTATGTTTTACAATTTAGAAAAAAAACACTTTATGTATATAGTCCCCCCAATTCAAGaagtcataagtatttggacaaattaatttatagtgtattaaagtagtcaagcATGATGTATTTTGGTCCTATATTCTTTGCACCCAATAAatgcatcaagcttgtgactcaacAAACTTGAGTTTGTatacatttgcagtttgttttggttgtgttttggatTATGTTTTGCCCAATAGGAAATTAATTGTATCCAACTGTTATGGAAGAAGGTATCAAACAGTCAACATAATATACTTAAATACAGTAGATTTAGCCTTTACTAGGGAGAAGAAATAAGAAAAATGCTCAAAGGGGAGTATGCCCCGGACCCCTCCAAAATCCCCAAAATAGAAATATTAACACAGTAACAGATATTATGGATAGACATGTAACAGAAATCAGTtgtccatgtgtaatacagtagaaATATTACCTGTTAACCAACTTATTTACAGTAACTGGATGAGTGATAATAAAGGATGTCGTGTGAGAAAGAATGTATTTGTGTGAGATGTGTGAGACAGATACAGAAAGCCAGAGGTGTAGTTTCAGTGTGTATGCAGACTGTACAACCCATCCGGCTGGGCTGAGGTTGCTGGTCTGTCGGGGATTGAGCTGTATACGTGGTACGTATCAGActagagaaaaaaaaacagattcaGTTTAGGGCTTtgaatctacagtacagtaaatgtaatTCATAAGGGGTATTTTATGAGGATGTAAGACCAATCTTAAACTGAAAGTCAAAacacagtgagagaaagagagatacttttATCCTCGAGTCAGTCTGCCTGTGAAAACAATGCtatatataattataataatataacaatataatataatacaatgaATAGGACATTTGTGCTGTACTTACATGTTTATTTGCAAATGCCTGTgaatccacatcaacaggacctgcacatcacagagagagacaattcCATGAGTAAGaggttgtgtatgtatgtatgagtgtgtgtttgaggtgGGATCATGTGTATATTACATGTCATGTGTGTTACTTAGTCGAGTTTGCCCTATTCCATTAGTAACAGCCAAACAGAAGTGCAAGTAACAAGGCTTGATGTAATTTCACACTTCTCCCCATGTCTCAAACCCCCCTGCAGATCTACAGCTCTATTCTCACGCTGCTGATGCTCTGACACATTCATTTCTGTATTAAGTGTTATATATGCGTTTTGATAAGGTTGATAATGTTAGGCCCAAAGTTTAAGCATGTACAGCAGCTGTGCACTTGCAGATGGTCCGGAGATCTGAGGGACAAACCTCAGGGCATGAACGTGGACAGTACAGAAGTGATCTGAGAATCGATTCCAGCATCTCCTGAATCCACCTGTagtggagaaagagggagaagatgagagagaaaatagagactttttatcctccagtctaaaaactGTCTGTCTATTCTATTCTCTAACTCGTGACATGAACGGCACCCTCCTTTGTATCACAGGAAGTATTTGTCGGATTTGTGTCATTCTGAGGTCTACACATGTCCAATGCAATCAAAAATAGTTTATACGACTAAACTCTGTACCTACTTAGGAACACATTTACAAGGTTTAACGTGAATTAATGTATTAAGAAATTATTTCTTGGTGAAGAACATCGTATTtggtaataaatacaaatacaaatcaatAATAAATCCATCTTTATATGGTAATTATAAATATTACCATATAAATACAGCTTTTAGTTTGATACTTTGAACATTCATATGTTGAAGCACTACTAATGTAACTTTAAGGTCTTGATCCTCAGATCAGACAGTCAGAGGGCAGAGGATGCTGGTgagaggagttataggaggacgggctcattgtaattgttgaaatggaattaatggaatggagt
Protein-coding sequences here:
- the LOC115119568 gene encoding uncharacterized protein LOC115119568 isoform X1 — encoded protein: MALFIPDMAGHLFLVILLFDTFQSIKAQETHYPSMHSHPAPITILGKLQKPDISVNDESSHDITIACVLPESVSDGHSCNLYTGDQPQAYKEAWVRRFNAASSKLFCTFSVTKNDLFRHLQLERDVSCDYRVNTGSHSLSPRSDKYIITGQKPNITVSLNENFIITCLIPGSVSNDTTCNLYVGEKSKCLIRAHIREKKHKDSKCWFCQFSVDENDLINCLHKA
- the LOC115119568 gene encoding uncharacterized protein LOC115119568 isoform X2 — protein: MALFIPDMAGHLFLVILLFDTFQSIKAQGKLQKPDISVNDESSHDITIACVLPESVSDGHSCNLYTGDQPQAYKEAWVRRFNAASSKLFCTFSVTKNDLFRHLQLERDVSCDYRVNTGSHSLSPRSDKYIITGQKPNITVSLNENFIITCLIPGSVSNDTTCNLYVGEKSKCLIRAHIREKKHKDSKCWFCQFSVDENDLINCLHKA
- the LOC115119568 gene encoding uncharacterized protein LOC115119568 isoform X3; the encoded protein is MALFIPDMAGHLFLVILLFDTFQSIKAQETHYPSMHSHPAPITILGKLQKPDISVNDESSHDITIACVLPESVSDGHSCNLYTGDQPQAYKEAWVRRFNAASSKLFCTFSVTKNDLFRHLQLERDVSCDYRVNTGSHSLSPRSDKYIITGQKPNITVSLNENFIITCLIPGSVSNDTTCNLYVGEKSIRK